The genomic DNA GGCTTCGATAAGACCGCCGATTTCATCATTGCGACGATCCTGAATTCGATAATTCAGGTCTCCCCGGCGCATGGCGCTGGTGGCCTCCAGTAGATCCTGAATGGGGCGAGCCAATCGCCGGCTGATCAGGAACGAGGCGATGATGGCGATTACGCTCATGATCAGCGTGGCATTGATCATGGTGTCCTGCACTGATTCCCGGGCGGCCATGATCGGGCGGTCGGACAGGGAAATGGCTGTGTAGCCGGCTACCGTATCGCCCACATCAACAGCAGCATAGTAGGTGGTTACCGGTTCGTTCTGCAGTTCCCAGCGCTTGATCTGTTCCTCCAGCGGATCGGCGGCCAGGGGCAAAATGCCGGCCTTGTCGACCAGGTTGCCGCTGCGATCAAACAGGGCGGCGCCGCGCACGCTCTCACTGCGTGTCAGGTTGTTGAGTTGGACCTTGAGCAGGAAGGTGTCATCGGCGAGTAGGGGCTCCCGGGCCGTGTTGGCCAGCTGCAGGGCAATGGCTTCACCGAAGGTGTCCGCCTGGTCGCGCATGCGGTCGAGCTGATTGTTGAGCAGCAGGGAGCCGAGAATGGTCATGCCACACAGGATCAGCAGGGAAATGGACAGCCCCAGCTTCCAGGCTACTGGAAAGTAAGCAGGCACATAGGGAGCCAGCCACCCGCCAATGCGGGAGGGCTTCGTGGGGCTGGCTTGTCCTTGCGGCTCTGTCACGATGCGTCCCTGGTTGAGTCGTAACGGTCACTTTGCACGCTTGTCAGCGGCGGACCATGCTGTCAAATTCACAGTCCGCCCCGGGCGAATTAACGGGCCCGGAATGGCGCTGCGTCGGCTAAGACCGCGGCAGTGGCGCAGAGTTCTTGTTCTTTTTGCGCTTATGCTGAATCACAACAATGGTCAAACGAATATGCTAACAATAGCACTTTCGTCGTGCCGGGTAAGTAGTTGTCTATGCTGACTGGCTGAATTGGAATCGGGAAGAGAGAGTATGGCATTTATGCGTGAGCGGCAGCTTGCTGCCAATGGCCTGGATTTTTTTGTAGCGGAGGCTGGGGAGCCGGGAAACCCTTTGGTGTTGTGTCTGCATGGTTTTCCGGAATGTTGGGCTTCCTGGCGCTATCAGTTACCGGTACTGGCCCAGTCCGGTTACCACGCGGTGGCGCCGGATCTGCGCGGCTACGGCTACACCGGAGGCCCGGCGGAGGCGGATAGTTACCGTCAGAGCGTGCTGGTGGAGGACGTGGTCGCCCTGATCCGGGCATTGGGGCATGAATCGGCAATCCTGGTCGGGCATGACTGGGGGTGCGCACTGACCTGGCAGGTGGCGCGCCGCTACCCGCAAATGATTCGTGCCGTAATCGGCATGTCGGTGCCCTATGGCGGGCCTGCCCCGGAGGCACCCACCGAGTCAATGCGGCGGCTGTTCGAAGACCGCTTCTTCTACATGCTTTATTTCCAGAAGCCGCAACTGCCTGAGCAGGAGCTGGAGGCGGATGTGCCCACCAGCCTGCGCAAGATCTTCCACGGATTGTCTGCGGATGGTATCGCCGATTTCCGGGTGGCTCCGGACGACACCGGTTTCCTGCAATCCATGCCGACCCCCGAGCAACAGCCGCGCTGGATGCGTGAGGAAGACCTGGCCTATTACGTGGAGCGGTTCCAGCACAGCGGCTTTACCGGACCGATCAACTGGTACCGGGCCATGGATGCGTCCTGGGAGGAAAGCCGGGACGACGACAACTGGCAGCTGACCATGCCCACCCTGTTTATCGGCGGCATGCAGGACCCGGTGATCGTGTTCAGTCAGAAGGCCCTGCAACGCATGCCCGATTACATCCCGGATCTGCGCACGGTGATGCTGGACCAGTGCGGGCACTGGATCCAGATGGAGCAGGCGGCGGAAGTGAACCGTGAGATGATCGCCTTTCTGGAGGAAGTCGATGGCAAAGGCTGAACAAACCAGTAATTTTCACCGGGTGGCCGAGTTTCACCGCGCGTTTTCCCTGCCGGTGGAGCCGCAGCCAGTGGTGCCTGATGATGCCACCATCCGCCTGCGTCTGGCCCTGTTGCTGGAGGAGTTTCACGAACTGGCCGAGGCCACCTGCCAGCAACCGGATAAGGATCAACAGGCGTTTCTCGATACTCTGGCGGCAGCCAGAGAGCAGTTGGCATCGCTCAGAGGTTTTCGCGTGGACCTGGTGGAAGTGGCCGATGCGCTCACCGACATCAATTATGTGACCTATGGCGCCGGCCATACCTTCGGCATCGACCTGAATGCCACCTGCGCGGAGGTGCATCGCAGCAACATGAGCAAGCTGGGTGCCGACGGCAGGCCGGTGAAAGACGAGCGCGGCAAGGTGCTCAAGGGGCCGGCCTATTCTCCGCCGGCGCTGGCACCGGTATTGGCCCGGCAGGGCGGCAATGACCCGGAATAGCAGCCGTGATCGGCGATGCTCCGGGCTGTGAGCGTTGGAGGCTTGCCAAAGGCTGGCGCTTAGACTTGCAACGCCATCCCCACAGGCAAGCGATCAGTCAAAATTTCAAACGCGCCACCATGGGCGCTGTGTAGCACCCGTTCCGGTTGCCCGCGCCGGGACAGGGTGGCGGTGACGCCGGCCAGTTTGCTGTTCAGGCAGATCTTGTTGCCCCCTGGCGGGTTGTAATAGGTCAGGGCAGCCACCCGGTCTGCCATCGTGGCCATACTGATGTTTAAACGGGTATCACCGTTACCGGTCTGCAGGGTCCACTGGAAAGGGCGGTAGTGGGCGTTGGCACGCAGCGCCCGTGACAGGCTGTTGAACAGCAGTGTTTCCCCGTCCAGTCGCAGGGCGGCAATGGAAAGTTGAGGACTGTAGAGTGGGCCTACCTTCACCTGGGCGGTGGCGCATTCCAGAAAGGCGTCCGGGGCATTATCGAAGCCCGCTACCTGGCCCCAGGCATAGCGGTCGGTATGTTGACTGCCCCAGTTATGGTTTTCGCTGCCTGGCCACCGGTCCAGTACGAACGTTTCGCCGTTCAGGATAAGGCTACCGCTGAGGTGAATATGGGGGCGGCTGACCAGAGACTTGGCCTTGGGCAGGGGGCGTCTGTAGAAACTCTCCGGCAGAAACAGCAATGGTGACTCGCCGTCATCATAGTGCAGATCCCAGCTCAGTTGGCCGTTCCGCCCCTGCAGCAGCCCCTGCAGAGCACCAGGTTGCAGGTGGTTGTCGCCAGCGTCCACCTGCATCTGTGAGGTGCTGAAGCGGCACTGCTCCAGGGGAAATTCTTCCTTGAACGCACGAGTCTGCTGCCGGACGCCGTCGCTCCACACCGCCCACACTTCCCCGAGGGCCGGGCGTTGATCCCGGGCGCGGAATAGAGTGTAGCGAATCCAGATGGCCTGGGGTTTGTGCGGGTGATTGGCGCGCACAAACCAGGATTCGTAGTGGCCGCCTTTGGAGGGGGCCTGCAGGCCGTAGTAGGGAATCATGCGGGGCTCCTTGGTATGGCCGATCAGCGGGATGAGCCGACGCTCTGATCTTGCTGGTAAGCCTGCTGTTCGTCCACCAGGCGCAGGGCGGTGAACGGAAAGGCCAGCATGCTTTCCCGGTAGGCCACTTCCGCCTGGCCGATGGCCTGCCGGTTCCGGTAGACCGTCATCGGGCAGGTGATCAGCGAGGCCAGCAGGCCGTTACGACCGTACTGCTTCTTGCCCTCCACGCGCAGCGGGCCCAGTTCCGGGTGGTTGAAGGTCAGCCAGTAGTGGGGGCCGTTCAGGTGGATGGTCAGCTCCCCTTCGCAGTCGAAGTTCTGCCCGTCCAGGCTGACGGTGCCGCGAAAGTACCGAGGAGCACTGACGTTGAAGATGCGGGTAGTAAAGGCACGGATCTGGAAAGAAAAGGGTTGCTGGCGGCCCTGAGTATCCAGTTGCAGCCAGCCGCTCATGCGTTCCTTGAGTAACAGGCCCAGAGTCATGCGCATTCTCCTTGTGGTTGTGTGTGGCTGGAGTTCATATCGTTGAGCAGTTCCCCGGCCAGGGTGTCGGCGGCCCGGCTGGCCATGGCCATGATGGTCACCTGGGGGTTGGCACCCAGGCTGGTGGGTACGCTGGCGCCGTCCATCACGTACAGGCCCGGATGGCCGAATACCCGGTGATCGCTGTCGCAGACGCCATCCCGGGGAGAGGCAGCAATACGGGCGGTACCCAGCGGGTGATAGGCGCTGATCAGGAAATCCGTGGGTTTCAGTGGCGAGCGCAGAAAGCGTTCCAGCTCGGTGTGGTTATGGATGCGAACGATGCGATTCAGGCCGGGAATCAGAACCTGTTCGGCGCCGGCATCCAGATACCAGCAGGCCAGGGCATGGATGCCGCGTTTGAACAGGACGAAGTCCTTTCGGTTCATATGGTAGCGGATCAGTGGCAGGCCCCGGTGTGGGCCCCGACGAACCCGCCCCTCGCTAGTATCGCGGATCATGAAGCCGAAATAGGCGGTGTGCGGATAGTCTTCGGTATAGTGCACCCAGTCCTGGCCGACCAAGGGGTTGAGCAGGCTGTGGCCGGCCAGGGGAATGGTGCCGCCCTCGAACATCAGGCCCTGTTCTTCCCAGTCGGATACACCATAGCCCTGGGGGATGCTGCGGCTGTTGGCAAGATCCCTGTCCGGAAACAGGGCGTTGACTACTCCTGCCGGGTGCAGGGTCAGGTGGCGGCCCAGGTGTGGGTTACGTACTCCCTGTTGTTGCAGGAACAGGGGGGTGAACAGGCTGCCCATGGCAACAATGGTTCGCTGGCAGGTCAGGTTCAGGGTGATCGGGTGCCCGGCGGCGTTGATGCCGCGGGCGGTGACGCCGGTAATACGTTTTCCCTGTCGCTGCAGCCGCTCGGCCCGGAAACCGCTAAACAGGAAGGCGCCTCGTTCCAGTGCGCGCGGAATGTAGCTCACATTGGTGGACTGTTTGGCGTCCGTGGGACATCCAAACTGGCACAGTCCCTGGCCGTCACAGCCCTGGGCGTTGCGCATCAGCGGCTGGCGCTGCAAGAAGCCGTTGGCGGCGGCCCCCCGGTCGATGAGGTCGCCAATCGGGCCGACGGTCTCTGTGGTGGCTCGCTGAACACAGAGCATGCGCTCCACGCCCTCGAACCAGGGAGCCATGGCCTGTTCGGTGAAATCCTGCAGCCCCTGTTCCCGCCAGCGGGCCAGCACCGAGGCCGGGGTGCGCATGCAGGTGCCGGAATTGATGGTGGTGGTACCGCCCACGTTGCAGCCCACCGGCACCGGGATAATGGCGTTGCCGGTGGCCACGGT from Alcanivorax sp. includes the following:
- a CDS encoding alpha/beta hydrolase, translating into MAFMRERQLAANGLDFFVAEAGEPGNPLVLCLHGFPECWASWRYQLPVLAQSGYHAVAPDLRGYGYTGGPAEADSYRQSVLVEDVVALIRALGHESAILVGHDWGCALTWQVARRYPQMIRAVIGMSVPYGGPAPEAPTESMRRLFEDRFFYMLYFQKPQLPEQELEADVPTSLRKIFHGLSADGIADFRVAPDDTGFLQSMPTPEQQPRWMREEDLAYYVERFQHSGFTGPINWYRAMDASWEESRDDDNWQLTMPTLFIGGMQDPVIVFSQKALQRMPDYIPDLRTVMLDQCGHWIQMEQAAEVNREMIAFLEEVDGKG
- a CDS encoding nucleoside triphosphate pyrophosphohydrolase family protein encodes the protein MAKAEQTSNFHRVAEFHRAFSLPVEPQPVVPDDATIRLRLALLLEEFHELAEATCQQPDKDQQAFLDTLAAAREQLASLRGFRVDLVEVADALTDINYVTYGAGHTFGIDLNATCAEVHRSNMSKLGADGRPVKDERGKVLKGPAYSPPALAPVLARQGGNDPE
- a CDS encoding GMC family oxidoreductase, with amino-acid sequence MGQFTLRQHPTAIALCRALFPAGKTLPAANTDALLGKMDAQLAGHPALQRSLKAGLLWLDNRHRLVRGRAFRRASLKQQQRFLDKLAATPVSGKLLRLLALPFKAAYVLDEKVEQATGCREPVQLPAQIETFRWQQQITAARDCEEDMTLEADVVILGSGAGGAAAAYELACRGLAVVIIEEGEYYDRSHFNGKLTEVIPKLYRSWGATVATGNAIIPVPVGCNVGGTTTINSGTCMRTPASVLARWREQGLQDFTEQAMAPWFEGVERMLCVQRATTETVGPIGDLIDRGAAANGFLQRQPLMRNAQGCDGQGLCQFGCPTDAKQSTNVSYIPRALERGAFLFSGFRAERLQRQGKRITGVTARGINAAGHPITLNLTCQRTIVAMGSLFTPLFLQQQGVRNPHLGRHLTLHPAGVVNALFPDRDLANSRSIPQGYGVSDWEEQGLMFEGGTIPLAGHSLLNPLVGQDWVHYTEDYPHTAYFGFMIRDTSEGRVRRGPHRGLPLIRYHMNRKDFVLFKRGIHALACWYLDAGAEQVLIPGLNRIVRIHNHTELERFLRSPLKPTDFLISAYHPLGTARIAASPRDGVCDSDHRVFGHPGLYVMDGASVPTSLGANPQVTIMAMASRAADTLAGELLNDMNSSHTQPQGECA